Proteins found in one Pseudoxanthomonas sp. SL93 genomic segment:
- a CDS encoding PilT/PilU family type 4a pilus ATPase translates to MDIGYFLKLMTEKNASDMFLTTGAPVYIKIEGKLYPLGNTGLPPGMVKKIAYSLMDEGQVPVFERELELNMAIALQDAGRFRVNVFKQRGEVGMVIRAIRSVIPSIEELNLPQVLKDIIMTPRGLVLLVGSTGSGKSTSLASMIDYRNSTSTGHILTIEDPIEYLHRHKQSIVNQREVGLDTHAFHNALKNAMREAPDVILIGEILDATTMEAAIAFAETGHLCLATLHSNNADQTIERILNFFPESAHKNVLMNLALNLRAVVSQRLVKGIDGRRLPAAEVLINTPMIRDLLRRGQVHEMKQAMEESLEEGMETFDQCLFRMVKEGQIEQEEALRAADSRDGLALKFRLSEGSKGEHDPYADYDSSGSSPRITHGFG, encoded by the coding sequence ATGGACATCGGCTATTTCCTGAAGCTGATGACCGAGAAGAACGCCTCGGACATGTTCCTTACGACCGGGGCGCCGGTCTACATCAAGATTGAAGGCAAACTCTATCCCTTGGGCAACACCGGGCTGCCGCCCGGCATGGTCAAGAAGATCGCCTATTCGCTGATGGACGAGGGCCAGGTGCCCGTGTTCGAGCGCGAACTGGAGCTCAACATGGCCATTGCCCTGCAGGACGCCGGCCGCTTCCGCGTCAACGTGTTCAAGCAGCGCGGCGAAGTCGGCATGGTGATCCGTGCGATCCGCAGCGTGATCCCCTCGATCGAGGAACTGAACCTGCCGCAGGTGCTGAAGGACATCATCATGACCCCGCGCGGGCTGGTGCTGCTGGTCGGCTCCACCGGCTCGGGCAAGTCCACCTCGCTGGCGTCGATGATCGACTACCGCAACAGCACCAGCACGGGGCACATCCTCACCATCGAGGACCCCATCGAGTACCTGCACCGGCACAAGCAATCCATCGTCAACCAGCGTGAAGTGGGCCTGGATACCCACGCCTTCCACAACGCGCTGAAGAACGCGATGCGCGAGGCGCCGGACGTCATCCTGATCGGCGAAATCCTTGACGCCACCACGATGGAAGCCGCCATCGCCTTCGCCGAGACCGGTCACCTGTGCCTGGCGACGCTGCACTCGAACAACGCCGACCAGACCATAGAGCGCATCCTCAACTTCTTCCCCGAAAGCGCGCACAAGAACGTACTGATGAACCTGGCGCTGAACCTGCGCGCCGTGGTGTCGCAGCGCCTGGTGAAGGGCATCGACGGGCGCCGGCTGCCGGCGGCCGAGGTGCTGATCAACACGCCGATGATCCGCGACCTGTTGCGCCGCGGCCAGGTGCACGAGATGAAACAGGCCATGGAGGAATCGCTGGAGGAAGGCATGGAAACCTTCGACCAGTGCCTGTTCCGCATGGTCAAGGAAGGCCAGATCGAGCAGGAGGAAGCGCTGCGCGCCGCCGATTCGCGCG
- a CDS encoding DUF4398 domain-containing protein, with product MTVSFAHFRFFLHVMATAVVLSAIGSAPLRAQVAMTPELEAAVQAVQRADQADADQYAPEPLNAARQALAQAQAAHAGREKKLAADLALRATVDADLARARSQEAVAAAEVQQRRAEIAELQRTLGGEGGR from the coding sequence ATGACTGTTAGCTTCGCACACTTCCGCTTCTTCCTGCATGTGATGGCCACCGCAGTAGTGCTATCGGCCATCGGGTCAGCGCCACTGCGCGCCCAGGTCGCGATGACGCCCGAACTGGAAGCGGCCGTGCAGGCCGTGCAGCGTGCCGACCAGGCCGATGCGGACCAGTACGCGCCCGAACCCCTCAACGCCGCCCGCCAGGCGCTCGCCCAGGCGCAGGCCGCGCACGCGGGGCGCGAAAAGAAGCTGGCGGCCGACCTGGCGCTGCGGGCCACGGTGGATGCGGACCTGGCGCGCGCGCGCAGCCAGGAAGCCGTGGCGGCCGCCGAAGTCCAGCAGCGCCGCGCGGAGATCGCCGAGCTGCAACGCACGCTGGGCGGGGAGGGCGGTCGATGA
- a CDS encoding OmpA family protein encodes MSARHLALAVLFSVAVAPAWAADNPLVVQLNQRLSALQADPALADLASYEKLQAQHAIAAFDDARRSQRDTAQYIAERRVEIAEVAARAQAARREADRLDRTRSELLVEASRREAERARREAERLRVQAQIQAEEAERLRLAAEAETIARQEAESTLDTVAGQQANRLSAARQRELKLAREEAELMSGAKLPASRFDSRGEVFTLGSDSFAAGSAKLSGGGSSSASALAAYLQANPKAKARIDGYGDSQTPGQRRADAVRDALTAGGVARNRLQSSGKGTGTRSKAVELVITH; translated from the coding sequence ATGAGCGCCCGTCATCTGGCACTGGCGGTGCTGTTCTCGGTGGCCGTGGCGCCGGCCTGGGCGGCGGACAATCCGCTGGTGGTGCAGTTGAACCAGCGGCTGTCCGCGCTGCAGGCCGATCCGGCACTGGCCGATCTGGCGTCCTACGAGAAGTTGCAGGCGCAGCACGCCATTGCGGCGTTTGACGACGCCCGCCGGAGCCAACGCGACACCGCGCAGTACATCGCCGAGCGCCGGGTGGAGATCGCCGAAGTGGCCGCCCGTGCGCAAGCGGCGCGCCGCGAGGCCGACCGCCTGGACCGCACCCGCAGCGAGCTGCTGGTGGAAGCCAGCCGCCGTGAGGCCGAGCGCGCCCGTCGCGAGGCCGAGCGCCTGCGGGTACAGGCCCAGATCCAGGCCGAAGAAGCCGAACGCCTGCGACTGGCCGCCGAAGCCGAGACGATCGCCCGCCAGGAGGCCGAGAGCACGCTGGATACGGTGGCCGGCCAGCAGGCCAACCGCCTGAGTGCGGCCCGCCAGCGCGAACTGAAACTGGCGCGCGAAGAGGCGGAACTGATGTCCGGTGCCAAGCTGCCCGCCTCCAGGTTCGACAGCCGGGGCGAGGTCTTCACTCTGGGGTCGGACAGTTTCGCGGCCGGCTCGGCGAAGTTGTCGGGTGGTGGTTCGTCCAGTGCCAGCGCGCTGGCGGCGTACCTGCAGGCCAACCCGAAGGCGAAGGCGCGCATCGACGGGTATGGCGACAGCCAGACCCCGGGCCAGCGGCGCGCCGACGCGGTGCGCGACGCGCTGACGGCCGGTGGCGTGGCCCGCAACCGGCTGCAGAGCAGTGGCAAGGGGACGGGTACCCGCAGCAAGGCCGTGGAACTGGTCATCACGCACTGA
- a CDS encoding YdcH family protein, producing MFEGQPQTEIDALIKADPEFKQLYQRHRELDKKVTDAELGVLPIDDTLLGQMKREKLHAKERLLRIYDAKPH from the coding sequence ATGTTCGAAGGACAACCGCAGACCGAAATCGACGCACTCATCAAGGCCGATCCGGAGTTCAAGCAGCTGTACCAGCGCCACCGCGAGCTGGACAAGAAGGTCACCGACGCCGAACTGGGCGTGCTGCCCATCGACGACACCCTGCTGGGCCAGATGAAGCGCGAGAAGCTCCACGCCAAGGAGCGATTGCTCCGGATCTACGACGCCAAGCCGCACTAG
- a CDS encoding pyridoxal-phosphate dependent enzyme, translated as MAIHSSVLDLIGDTPIVKTQRLDTGVCELYLKLESANPGGSIKDRIGLSMIGAAEKRGDLKPGATLVEGTAGNTGIGLALVAQQKGYKLLLVVPDKMSREKIFNLKAMGAEVILTRSDVAKGHPEYYQDLAERIARETPGAYFINQFGNPDNPAAHEFGTGPEILRQMDGQLDAIVFGCGSSGTMTGLSRCFAEHSPGTELVLADPVGSILTQYINEGTLSEKSGSWLVEGIGEDFLPQISDFTRVKKAYSISDRESFLTARELLAKEGVLGGSSTGTLLAAALKYCREQTTPKKVLVFVCDTGNKYLSKMYNDYWMLDNGFIDRPQYGDLRDLILRPYSQRDTVVVSPTDLLTTAYQRMKLYDVSQLPVMEGDRLAGIVDESDVLLHVYGDEARFRDPVSTAMVSKLDRLDVRSPIEALLPVFDRGQVAIITDGDAFLGLITRIDLLNYLRRRAQ; from the coding sequence ATGGCGATCCACTCTTCCGTACTCGACCTGATCGGCGACACGCCGATCGTCAAGACCCAGCGCCTGGACACCGGCGTCTGCGAGCTCTACCTGAAGCTGGAAAGCGCCAACCCCGGCGGCTCCATCAAGGACCGCATCGGACTGTCGATGATCGGGGCGGCCGAGAAGCGGGGCGACCTGAAGCCCGGCGCCACGCTGGTGGAAGGGACGGCAGGCAACACCGGCATCGGCTTGGCGCTGGTGGCCCAGCAGAAGGGCTACAAGCTGCTGCTGGTGGTCCCGGACAAGATGAGCCGGGAGAAGATCTTCAACCTGAAGGCCATGGGCGCCGAGGTCATCCTGACCCGCTCCGACGTGGCCAAGGGACATCCCGAGTACTACCAGGACCTGGCCGAGCGCATCGCGCGCGAGACGCCCGGGGCCTACTTCATCAACCAGTTCGGCAACCCCGACAACCCGGCCGCGCACGAATTCGGCACCGGTCCGGAGATCCTGCGCCAGATGGACGGCCAGCTGGACGCCATCGTGTTCGGCTGCGGCAGCTCCGGCACCATGACCGGCCTCTCGCGCTGCTTTGCCGAGCATTCGCCAGGCACCGAGCTGGTGCTGGCCGACCCCGTGGGCTCCATCCTCACCCAGTACATCAACGAAGGCACGCTGAGCGAAAAGTCCGGCAGCTGGCTGGTCGAAGGCATCGGCGAGGACTTCCTGCCGCAGATCTCCGATTTCACCCGGGTGAAGAAGGCCTATTCGATCAGCGACCGCGAAAGCTTCCTGACGGCGCGCGAACTGTTGGCCAAGGAGGGCGTGCTGGGCGGTTCCTCCACCGGCACGCTGCTGGCCGCGGCCTTGAAGTACTGCCGGGAACAGACCACGCCGAAGAAGGTGCTGGTGTTCGTCTGCGATACGGGCAACAAGTACCTGTCCAAGATGTACAACGACTACTGGATGCTGGACAACGGTTTCATCGACCGGCCCCAGTACGGCGACCTGCGCGACCTGATCCTGCGGCCCTACAGCCAGCGCGACACCGTTGTGGTCAGCCCCACCGACCTGCTCACGACCGCCTACCAGCGCATGAAGCTGTACGACGTCTCGCAGCTGCCGGTGATGGAAGGCGACCGGCTGGCGGGCATCGTCGACGAGAGCGATGTGCTGCTGCATGTCTACGGCGACGAGGCCAGGTTCCGCGACCCGGTCTCGACCGCCATGGTCAGCAAGCTGGACCGGCTGGACGTGCGCTCGCCCATCGAAGCCCTGCTGCCGGTCTTCGACCGGGGCCAGGTGGCCATCATCACCGACGGTGACGCCTTCCTGGGCCTGATCACCCGCATTGACCTGCTGAACTATCTGAGACGCCGCGCACAGTAA